The window GTCAGGCTTATCAGAAAAAGGTCAGTTGCTATATATTATTCTAATCttcttactttttaataattcagAGAATTCCAAAGTATCTATAATTTTCTACAGTTAACGAATACTTACTTTctaattgaattttgtatttcttataCTATACGCACTGCAGTACCCAACTTTGGCTTGAATTATTTCAGACAATAATAGACGTATCACTGAAGCCCGTTGTCTGGATCTTGGGTGGTCCAGGCGTGGGCAAAAGCACTCAATGTCAGAACGTTACCAGGAAGTACGGTCTCGAACACCTGGCCATTGGTGATCTGCTGCGCGCTGAAGCCGTCAGCGGTTCAGATAGGGCTAACTGCTTGAAATCTATTTTAAGACGAGGTAACGAAGAAACACTGCTTACATGGAGATTGTCTTAAGTTCTAACCCTTCTTTCATCTCTTGTGGGGCCTGATACAGCCTTTTTGAACTTCAAATTCCCTAAAACCTTCAATAGTATTGAGTAAATAGCTAAATAGCTGTTTCATTTGGGTAACCGTTTACTTAACACTTCGTTTTCGGTACTTTACTGTTTATTTACTAGGAGGTCTAGTGCCAGCCGATATCGTTTTGGATCTCGTGAAGGAAACCATCGCAAAGAAAGGGCCAGGGGCTAAAGGGTTCGTTATCGATGGCTTCCCGCGCGAGAAGACACAAGGCATCGGTTTTGAGGAAGCCGTTGGACCTGCATCTGTAAGTTActaaatctattattttaagCGGTATTACCAAAAAGCCCAGCTGGACTCTCCGTTATGACATTGCTTCGAATGTTGAGAACTTGTGATACCTGGGTGTGCGAGAAGTGTCAAAACAAGCCACTCCTAACTATGTGTTCTTTTGCGTTACAAGAAAGCTAACATATTCGATGTATTTATCAAGCACGGAATGTTAAATTCCGTTCACTTTCAAGCGCTGTTATTAGGtgttatcatcatcatcattatcattggcctgtgtcgaTATATTGCAGGTGTCTGTCTGTTGTATAAACTTAATATCTACTTAACAGCTTTTCGTGCGCTCCAATAGAAAGAGCGATTCCTGAAGAAGGTTTAGTGTATTATTCAACCTGATGCAATCTATACGACGCTGGAGTGTGTAGCTAGCGTACCTATATTATCTTACGTCTATCTTTCTTCTAGGCAATCATCAGTATAGAAGCGTCAAAAGACACGCTGCTGCAACGCTTGAAGGCGTGCGCGAAGCAATCAGATCGTATTGACGACAATGACATAAGTCTAATGATGCGCATCGAAACATTTTTGGAGTCAAACCACCATGTACTGGCTTTTTATAAATCTAGAGTCATAATGGTAAGGGATATGTTATCATTACCTATATTACCTACCTTTTATAGCATAAAGTACCATCGATGCGTCTATCTATACGCTcacgataaactcaaaatttacGGAACgaattttcatgcggtttttacCAACATATAGAAACGTTTTACGTTCTCTCCAAGGCACGGAAATCTCCTTCCGGTCcttccggtttctgagtacacttagcggcagtttatatattcaatagcgatatttttatatgagtttaaacgctattgaattctTATCAGAACATTTCATATCAGAAAAACAGAGTAATAATTTTTTGGTCCTACTTGGCATGTAAACCATAGATCATTGCGCTGCCGTCCTATACAGGTAATCATTTGTGTTTTGTGTAATATCATAATATGTAAGTCAAATCATCGTAATCGATAGTAATATTATACGTACAtttctatttaacatttcaGATAGACGGCGAGGGGTCACCGGACAGTATATTTAGTCAAATACAAAAGATTTTGGATCCCGTGGTACAAGCGGCCACCAATGCCACTTCACAgggtaataaatgatttttgaaatatctccaaaagttatattttaaccTTTACCATTTACTCTTGCTGAAATACAGttctttgaaatataattagttgTTTTATTGTAGCTACGATTTCAACAGCGTCTACTGTAAATGCTTTCTATAATATGGATAGGAGTACTTAACTCTTAATTTACAGGATTTATTTCAACACCAAACTggtagataaataatttattttaggtagtagaagtacctatttttatttagatttcatGCAAAGtaaatttttgctatttttataataagccGACTAGTTCTACTTCAAGTTAAAATTAGTTGACCGCTGCAGCAGCACCGGCAACGATCGGATTCAAGACTTTCACCACCTCGGCGAAAACTGCGTCTATACTCTGTTCCGCATTAATCTGGAAAAGTGAGAAAAATTTCACCAAGTCAcctaatgatttaaataaatatgtatttaagtttTGCTTACGAAAATACCCATTGGCCTAACGGCTTTTCGTAACAGTTAATATTGTTAGCTCACCCTGCAGATTTTCTTAGGGTACTGGTTCAGGACTTGCTGGTTGTTGTCAAGAAAGGTCTTCAATCGCAGTTTGATGGTGTCTTCGTTATCATCAGCGCGGCCTGAGTGTAGACCACGACCCAATAGACGTTTTGTCATTGTGTCAGCTGATACCTCGAAGTAGATTATTACCTGTACCAAATATGATGGTCTAGTATAAGCCACTTTATCTTCTGTTTTTAATCTACAGGTTGTAAGTAGTAGAGGTCCATTAATTTAATGCAATTAGGAAATAGCTTGCAACGACACAAACCGCGCTGTGGTGCGATCTGCATATTAGGTGTATAACTTAACTACAGATCAATATTTTAGtctacagaaaaataaatatattgtgcatctacaaaataagtaggtattcaGTAAAACTAACGGTAACTGGAGCAATAGCCTTCTCGAACTCGATGCCCTGAGACCTTTCGCGCGGGTACCCATCTATGAGGAAGCCGCTGGCTCTGCCCGCGTGCTTCTGCATCGCCTCCTTCAGCAAATCCAGAACTATGTTGTTGGGGACCAGCTCACCTTAGATTGGAAATAGTCgagtcatataatatatttccttaGTTCAGCATATATCTATTATCTAGAAACAGATTTTTTGCATAATTAACCCGAACAACAAGTCTCCGAATAAAAACGTGCAAATACTTAACAGTAATTCAACTTGAGTATTCGCTTTCATTAAGTGTCTAACCAGTGGCTTCACTCTGTGCTAAAAATACCTGGTAAATATTGGCTTGGACTAGAAATTGCTGCCAGAATTCATAACTAAATCAGATTACGAAAGATCAAACCTTTCTCCATAATAGTCTTAAGACTCTTGGCCCTGTCGGACCCGGAGCTCACTTCAGCGCGGAGCAGGTCGCCGGTGGACAAGTGTGTGAAGTTGTACTTGGCCACTATTCTGTCACATTGCGTGCCCTTGCCGGCGCCCGGGCCTCCCAAGACCCATACTATAGGCTTGTTGGCAAACACGCCACCTGCCGGCTGGAAAATTTGAAGCAAGTTTGTGCTTTATGAAGCTAAGAGAAATGGAATGCAAGAGTTTTGTAGGAGCATCTTTGTGTCTTTGCTTTTAGCAATCTACAATTAGAGAATGGTAATTATAGCTTTTAATGAGATTGTACTGCTTAGACGTAGGAAACTAAACTAAGAGGGGTTTATTGAAACTTGTAGTTTGACTATGGCCCTAGAAATCAAGATATACGAAGAAAGGtgtatatattgttattaaaaagagTTTTTCTAAATGAGTTTTATGTATCTACAAACGACAAAATGCGTAGATAATTCTTGGTATGTTTtcgattataaattaataataaattattgtttactcTTCCACATTTCATATGTTTGAGCAGGCATGGTAGCGGGCAGGACTTTCCTTCTTGCGCCGGCGTAGGCTCTTTAGCTGGATCCTTTGACTGCATCTTGTATGAAGACTTTCATTTATAGGAAGTGTAAAAGCTTGATTTCATTCgtaaagttatgatttatagtgaattttgaaatttttaccaccaattttactgtaattttaagGATTGTGGTTAATTTCTCAATGTCAAATTAACCGCCAATCGCTGACATTCTTGCCACAGAGTACGTTTGATTCTTGCTCAGAACATCTATTCTAATCTTTCATTCAGTCAGTCCTTCTATTATAGTTTTATGAGCAAAGAGGATACATTTAAAGTCGGCGTTTGTGAACATAGATGCAAAGTCCGGTATCGACATATCGGGCAATCCAGGATTAAGGGCAATTCACACAGAAAGCGGGGACGTGCCGGGACGGGAGTATGACAGGTCGTATTCATATGGAAGGTACCAAAATGAAAGTGTGTGCGGGGCGAACGTGGGCGATAGAGCGCGGAATGTATTCGTTTTCTGCGTGAATCGCGGTGGTTTCAGGTTTGTGATACTTTATTCCTCTAAATCAGTCACAGAGCTAATCGATGGGCGGCTTCAAGTTTTGCACACATTTACACACTTcaaagctaaaaatataaagaactggcaaagttttttatatataaaagacagtgtaaataaaaacatatttaatcaacgatttcattaaaattaacgtAGAGTAGCGAGTATGTACAGAGTGTATAAAAGTTTGTGCGTTCAGTTGGCGGCGGCGACGGCAGCTCCCGAGGTGATGGGGTCCAGGATCTGTTCCACTTCGGCGAATATCGCGTCCACACCCTGTTCCGCGTTTATCTGGAACACCCAAGAGTATATTAATTGGATAACAGCCTCTTTTGTCTGACCAGTTGTGTAAGGTTAGACTCCTGACTTAGTTAATGCTATTAAGATCTCTTCGCTTGGAatgattaatgattttaaactctcgtgacTTGTATGCATAAATGCTCTTATAAATCATCGATAgagattgaaaattaaaaaggaCATCTTAAGGTTTGCGCAACGTTTCGATCGGAATGTTCTCAATTAATAGATATTGCACCATTTACGTAAAATGGCAGAACAACCCTATTGCATAGGTTCAACAATAAATACGAAACATAGTAAGTATATATATCCAAACGCCATAATCTATGAAAAAATCAGACCGCCGAATTTAGTAATCAAAACTTCATTTCATTCACAAAacagtaaaaaagaaaatatgagaTCTTCAGTGGTACGTGGTGACAAATTGGTATTTTAAAGTCTTTCAgttcacataaaacatattgTACTCACCCTGCGCAGTTTAT of the Anticarsia gemmatalis isolate Benzon Research Colony breed Stoneville strain chromosome 3, ilAntGemm2 primary, whole genome shotgun sequence genome contains:
- the LOC142986675 gene encoding adenylate kinase isoenzyme 1-like, with protein sequence MERRLCPNCGEMMVDKQPPCPLSCMSTKCQAYQKKTIIDVSLKPVVWILGGPGVGKSTQCQNVTRKYGLEHLAIGDLLRAEAVSGSDRANCLKSILRRGGLVPADIVLDLVKETIAKKGPGAKGFVIDGFPREKTQGIGFEEAVGPASAIISIEASKDTLLQRLKACAKQSDRIDDNDISLMMRIETFLESNHHVLAFYKSRVIMIDGEGSPDSIFSQIQKILDPVVQAATNATSQGNK
- the LOC142987192 gene encoding adenylate kinase isoenzyme 1-like encodes the protein MQSKDPAKEPTPAQEGKSCPLPCLLKHMKCGRPAGGVFANKPIVWVLGGPGAGKGTQCDRIVAKYNFTHLSTGDLLRAEVSSGSDRAKSLKTIMEKGELVPNNIVLDLLKEAMQKHAGRASGFLIDGYPRERSQGIEFEKAIAPVTVIIYFEVSADTMTKRLLGRGLHSGRADDNEDTIKLRLKTFLDNNQQVLNQYPKKICRINAEQSIDAVFAEVVKVLNPIVAGAAAAVN